In Chitinophaga sp. HK235, a single window of DNA contains:
- a CDS encoding non-ribosomal peptide synthetase yields MNCLGITCIQKSIYFSQHQYAYSDLFNIGGFAKINAGINVDALKEAIGLLVKRHRILCSHVVDKSAHTLSLEEGASVNVHFIDFSADDNAEDAALRWMQDDFHISIWNTEQLFTTSIIKVDSTTFYWYVKAHHLIMDGFSMSVIFDETARIYHQLVFPEYDLQDTVVKQYDVFVEQEVKYLQSSRADIDREWWKARVDRIPDVIDGGSSSAVGRKKVLRSGRSSATINKHLSEKISAFVKQQGISTSQFMLAVFSVVISRLFQQHAFSIGIPVLNRSASDKKTVGPFINILLLILDTGKEYSFKEWLEVVGNECRSAYRHSRLPAAEVFDMTDRQRPPYNILFSYQHFLFNSRFHDTPAEISMLSRNEQEEGLVVQILDYQSGQPACIHFEFRESFLSHEQVSSLSAVYLQMLETCIDSAEKDISQLPLLTSIPSDYLQLVHGASIPGAVRHMLTSISHQTLLHGNQTAIICNGEQFSYRQITQASDILALHLIDIYKASPGTPRIVGVHLERSAKMVVAILAILKSGGCYVPIDVSLPRERMEYIIDDSGLKIIVTTGQMWDNREYPAARLVYVDEIAVEYPEISIGVLPPPEENAPAYLMYTSGSTGQPKGVTIGHAAIANFLSAMQQELQLSEKDTVMAITNISFDISILELFLPLVCGGRVHLITEKEIRDPFSFARSITTSEITFIQGTPSLFRILLSAGWEGMPSATILCGGEPMDMSLARELLKKGKSLWNMYGPTETTVWSSMHRLDPEDEKVYIGRPILNTDILILDHKGLLLPPGFMGEICIGGSGLSSGYHGRPQLTSEKFIAHPFRPGQKIYRTGDVGRWTAGLLEISGRNDEQVKIRGHRVETGEIAYHLNLYPGVSQAAVLAVKPDNHEKELWAYYTAEQEISVNLLLVHLKSVLPSFMCPQYFIRLDEFPLTPNGKIDRKAILESKHQKVPAIMDYVPPDTPEEFLLVRLWENLLDQRQIGINDNFFELGGHSLKATRLISAIIAETGLAITLTDVFEHPTVRGLAARMILLGWMQQDNKSGVQNLSVNKHISI; encoded by the coding sequence TTAATGTCGACGCTCTGAAAGAGGCCATAGGCTTACTTGTAAAACGTCACCGTATTTTATGTAGTCACGTTGTTGATAAATCTGCTCACACACTTTCATTGGAAGAAGGTGCATCCGTGAATGTGCATTTCATTGACTTCTCAGCAGATGATAATGCGGAAGATGCGGCGCTGAGATGGATGCAGGATGATTTTCATATTAGTATCTGGAATACGGAACAGCTGTTCACTACATCCATTATCAAAGTTGATAGCACTACTTTTTACTGGTACGTTAAGGCTCACCATTTGATCATGGATGGATTTTCCATGTCTGTTATCTTTGATGAAACAGCCAGGATCTATCATCAGCTTGTTTTTCCGGAATATGATCTTCAGGATACTGTGGTTAAGCAGTATGATGTTTTTGTAGAACAGGAAGTAAAATATTTGCAAAGTAGTAGGGCTGATATAGATAGGGAGTGGTGGAAAGCCCGTGTTGATAGGATTCCGGATGTAATCGACGGAGGATCCTCATCTGCTGTTGGCAGGAAAAAAGTGCTTAGGTCAGGCAGATCTTCTGCAACAATAAACAAACATCTGTCTGAGAAGATTTCAGCGTTTGTAAAACAGCAGGGTATTAGCACATCGCAATTTATGCTTGCTGTTTTCTCAGTGGTCATAAGCAGGTTATTCCAGCAGCATGCTTTCTCCATCGGTATCCCGGTATTGAACAGGAGTGCCTCTGATAAAAAAACCGTTGGTCCATTCATAAATATCCTATTGCTAATACTGGATACCGGAAAGGAATATTCATTTAAAGAATGGCTGGAAGTAGTCGGAAATGAATGCAGGAGTGCTTATCGACATAGCAGACTCCCCGCTGCTGAGGTTTTTGATATGACTGACCGGCAAAGGCCACCATATAACATCCTGTTTTCGTATCAGCATTTCCTTTTTAACAGTCGTTTTCATGATACTCCTGCTGAAATAAGTATGTTGTCCAGAAACGAGCAGGAAGAGGGCCTCGTTGTTCAGATACTCGATTATCAATCGGGCCAACCCGCATGCATACATTTTGAGTTCAGAGAAAGCTTTCTTAGTCATGAACAGGTCAGTAGTCTGAGTGCTGTTTATTTACAGATGTTGGAAACATGTATTGACAGCGCAGAGAAAGATATTTCCCAATTGCCACTGCTGACTTCCATTCCATCTGACTATTTACAACTTGTACATGGTGCCTCTATTCCAGGGGCAGTAAGACATATGCTGACTTCTATCAGCCATCAGACATTATTGCACGGGAATCAAACAGCGATCATCTGTAATGGTGAACAGTTTTCCTACAGACAGATCACGCAGGCAAGTGATATCCTGGCTCTTCATCTGATCGATATTTACAAGGCAAGTCCTGGCACCCCCAGGATTGTTGGTGTACACCTTGAGCGGTCAGCTAAAATGGTGGTTGCCATTCTTGCTATACTAAAATCCGGTGGCTGTTATGTGCCCATTGATGTTAGCCTGCCCCGGGAAAGAATGGAATATATCATCGATGATAGTGGGTTGAAAATAATAGTCACCACCGGACAAATGTGGGACAACAGGGAATATCCGGCTGCGAGGCTGGTATATGTTGACGAGATCGCAGTTGAATATCCTGAAATATCAATCGGAGTGCTGCCGCCCCCGGAGGAAAACGCCCCGGCTTATCTAATGTATACATCGGGTTCTACAGGGCAACCCAAAGGTGTTACCATCGGTCATGCTGCAATAGCCAATTTCCTGTCTGCCATGCAGCAGGAATTACAACTGAGTGAGAAGGATACTGTGATGGCAATTACGAATATATCTTTTGATATTTCCATTCTTGAATTATTCCTGCCATTGGTTTGTGGTGGCCGGGTACATCTGATTACCGAGAAGGAAATAAGAGATCCTTTTTCTTTTGCCAGGTCAATTACGACCAGTGAAATAACATTTATTCAGGGAACTCCATCACTATTCCGGATACTCTTATCTGCAGGCTGGGAGGGTATGCCCTCTGCCACGATTCTTTGTGGAGGTGAGCCAATGGATATGTCGCTGGCGAGGGAACTGCTGAAGAAAGGAAAGTCCTTATGGAATATGTATGGACCTACTGAAACAACAGTATGGTCAAGTATGCACCGTCTGGACCCGGAGGATGAAAAAGTGTACATAGGAAGACCAATCCTTAATACTGACATACTGATCCTGGATCACAAGGGTCTGCTGCTACCCCCAGGTTTTATGGGGGAGATATGCATAGGAGGATCAGGGCTTTCTTCCGGTTATCATGGCCGGCCTCAGCTGACGTCGGAGAAATTTATTGCCCATCCTTTCAGACCGGGACAGAAAATTTACAGAACAGGTGATGTGGGGAGATGGACCGCCGGATTACTGGAAATTTCAGGACGGAATGATGAACAGGTAAAAATCCGCGGCCATAGGGTTGAAACAGGTGAAATCGCTTATCATCTCAATCTGTATCCAGGCGTTTCTCAGGCTGCTGTTTTAGCGGTGAAACCGGATAATCATGAAAAGGAGCTATGGGCTTACTATACTGCTGAACAGGAGATTTCAGTCAATCTGTTGCTCGTGCATTTAAAGTCAGTATTACCTTCTTTCATGTGCCCGCAATACTTCATACGACTGGATGAATTTCCACTTACACCAAATGGGAAGATTGACAGGAAAGCAATATTGGAAAGCAAACATCAAAAGGTGCCGGCAATAATGGACTATGTACCTCCAGATACCCCGGAAGAATTTTTACTGGTAAGGCTGTGGGAAAATCTGCTTGATCAAAGACAGATAGGGATTAACGACAATTTCTTTGAACTGGGTGGGCATAGTCTGAAAGCAACGAGACTAATATCCGCCATTATTGCTGAAACCGGTCTTGCAATTACATTGACGGATGTGTTTGAACATCCTACCGTTCGCGGCCTGGCAGCAAGAATGATCTTACTTGGATGGATGCAGCAGGATAATAAATCCGGAGTACAAAACTTATCAGTCAATAAACATATATCGATTTGA